A genomic stretch from Desulfotignum balticum DSM 7044 includes:
- a CDS encoding acetyl-CoA C-acetyltransferase: MREVVIASACRTAIGRFGGSLAPLSDIDFGPIPIKEVIKRAGLTGDQIDEVIYASGYRTGDLPINSARVVAVKAGIPQEKPQFTISKACAGSIKATTLAAQVIKSGDADIIVAGGMESMSNATFMLKKARWGYRLGHGQLQDQLILFDPLSGNTMGETAENVAEKYNVSREDQDEFGLRSQQLAEKAIKEGKFKEQIVPVEVPQRKGDPKIFDTDEHPRFGTTMESLQKLKPAFRKGGTVTAGSSSGMNDGASALVVMAKDKADQLGIKPMASIVSYASAGVDPALMGIGPIPATRLALEKAGLTMNDIGLIELNEAFASQALACMRELDMDINKVNVNGGAIALGHPVSASGGAILTKLLYEMEARDVRYGLATLCIGGGQGMALIVERK; the protein is encoded by the coding sequence ATGAGAGAGGTAGTTATTGCAAGTGCGTGCAGAACGGCCATCGGCAGATTCGGCGGGTCTCTGGCTCCGTTGAGCGATATTGATTTCGGACCCATTCCCATCAAAGAGGTCATCAAGCGGGCTGGGTTGACCGGGGATCAGATCGATGAGGTGATTTACGCGTCCGGGTATCGTACCGGAGATTTGCCCATCAACTCCGCCCGGGTGGTGGCGGTGAAAGCCGGCATTCCCCAGGAAAAACCCCAGTTCACCATCTCCAAGGCGTGTGCCGGCAGTATCAAAGCCACGACCCTGGCGGCCCAGGTGATCAAATCCGGGGATGCGGATATCATTGTGGCCGGCGGCATGGAAAGCATGAGCAATGCCACATTCATGCTCAAGAAAGCCCGGTGGGGATACCGTTTAGGCCATGGCCAGCTCCAGGATCAGCTGATTCTGTTTGATCCCTTGAGTGGGAACACCATGGGAGAAACCGCTGAAAATGTGGCGGAAAAATACAATGTATCCAGAGAAGATCAGGATGAATTCGGTCTGAGAAGCCAGCAACTGGCGGAAAAAGCCATTAAGGAAGGCAAATTCAAGGAACAGATCGTGCCCGTGGAGGTTCCCCAGCGCAAAGGCGATCCCAAAATATTTGACACGGATGAACATCCGAGGTTCGGCACTACCATGGAATCCCTTCAAAAGCTCAAACCCGCCTTCAGAAAAGGGGGCACGGTCACGGCCGGCAGCTCCAGCGGCATGAACGACGGGGCATCCGCCCTGGTGGTCATGGCAAAGGACAAAGCCGATCAACTGGGCATCAAACCCATGGCATCCATTGTGTCCTATGCATCGGCTGGTGTGGATCCGGCCCTCATGGGTATCGGTCCCATCCCGGCCACCCGCCTGGCTCTGGAAAAAGCCGGACTCACCATGAACGATATCGGCCTGATCGAGCTCAATGAGGCGTTTGCCTCCCAGGCCCTGGCATGTATGCGGGAACTGGACATGGATATCAACAAGGTCAATGTCAACGGCGGTGCCATTGCCCTGGGGCACCCGGTGTCTGCCAGCGGCGGCGCTATTCTGACCAAGCTTCTGTATGAAATGGAAGCCCGGGATGTCAGGTACGGCCTGGCCACCCTGTGTATCGGAGGCGGCCAGGGCATGGCCCTGATCGTGGAAAGAAAATAA
- a CDS encoding ammonia-forming cytochrome c nitrite reductase subunit c552: protein MIKIILTGLCVVCMFLTGCDSKPETYLAAQIDENEYDPEKWGDAYPLHYESWLKTKEPKPVDKSRYKRGWDTDEVVYDKLSEFPFLGILYKGWGFGIEYNEPRGHFYAVTDQIEIDSSRVASGGVCLACKTPFHRKMTETHGLDYLGKPYLEALDMLPEKLRELGPACYDCHLQDPLELTFKKDHLEKGLEMIGKKDPSRQELRILACAQCHITYSVPKDKNNKVAGDVTMPWRNGQWGNIAIEGIIDVLLTDEFRLEWVQEITGFKMPFIRHPEFELFSRGSVHFKSGVACADCHMPFTRSGSYKISDHNVTSPLKADLRACAQCHTQSKEWLTDQIFHTQDRTTSLILRAGYGTATCARLFETLHQAQAKGAAVDNAVYSKAKDFYMQAFLRIVFINAENSVGFHNAAEAGRVLGDAVAFAGKSESLLRQLLAGVGMDPGLEVALDLGETLNNRGEAKLNFRPEQEFTDPFGIQDKLLSEHAKGL from the coding sequence ATGATCAAAATAATTTTAACAGGCCTGTGTGTTGTGTGCATGTTTCTGACCGGCTGTGATTCCAAGCCGGAGACCTATCTGGCGGCACAGATTGACGAGAACGAGTATGACCCTGAAAAATGGGGGGATGCTTACCCGTTGCACTATGAATCCTGGCTCAAGACAAAAGAACCCAAGCCCGTGGACAAAAGCCGGTACAAACGCGGATGGGATACGGATGAAGTGGTGTATGACAAGCTCAGTGAATTTCCGTTTCTGGGCATTTTATACAAAGGATGGGGATTCGGCATCGAGTACAATGAACCCAGGGGGCATTTTTACGCGGTGACCGACCAGATCGAGATCGATTCATCCCGGGTGGCTTCCGGCGGGGTGTGCCTGGCCTGCAAAACGCCTTTCCACAGAAAAATGACCGAAACCCACGGCCTGGATTACTTAGGCAAACCATACCTGGAAGCCCTGGATATGCTGCCGGAAAAACTGCGGGAACTGGGACCGGCCTGTTATGACTGTCACCTGCAGGATCCTCTGGAGCTGACCTTTAAAAAAGACCATCTGGAAAAAGGCCTGGAAATGATCGGCAAAAAAGATCCCTCCCGGCAGGAACTGCGGATCCTGGCCTGTGCCCAGTGTCACATTACCTATTCCGTGCCCAAGGACAAGAACAACAAAGTGGCCGGTGATGTCACCATGCCCTGGCGCAACGGCCAGTGGGGAAATATCGCCATCGAAGGCATCATTGATGTGCTTTTGACCGATGAATTCCGCCTGGAATGGGTCCAGGAGATTACCGGATTCAAGATGCCGTTTATCCGCCATCCGGAGTTTGAACTGTTTTCCCGGGGCAGCGTGCATTTCAAGTCCGGGGTGGCCTGTGCCGACTGTCATATGCCGTTCACCCGGTCCGGCAGTTATAAAATCTCGGATCATAATGTGACCAGTCCCTTGAAAGCGGACCTCAGGGCCTGCGCCCAGTGCCATACCCAGTCCAAAGAATGGCTCACGGATCAGATTTTCCATACCCAGGACCGGACCACATCATTGATTCTCAGGGCCGGATACGGCACCGCCACCTGCGCCCGGCTGTTTGAAACCCTGCACCAGGCCCAGGCTAAGGGTGCAGCCGTGGACAACGCGGTTTACAGCAAGGCCAAAGATTTTTACATGCAGGCGTTTTTACGCATCGTGTTCATCAACGCGGAAAACTCGGTGGGATTTCACAATGCGGCTGAAGCCGGCCGGGTGCTCGGAGATGCCGTTGCCTTTGCCGGAAAAAGCGAATCCCTGCTCAGGCAGCTTCTGGCCGGTGTGGGCATGGATCCGGGCCTGGAAGTGGCCCTGGATTTAGGAGAGACCCTGAACAACAGGGGTGAGGCAAAACTGAACTTCAGGCCGGAACAGGAATTTACCGATCCCTTCGGCATCCAGGACAAGCTGTTGTCTGAACATGCCAAAGGCCTGTAA
- a CDS encoding cation:proton antiporter: MGDVHFPVLFIAGGIFILLFAVGFIGMKIRIPGVVLYILLGIGLGGYFSGSHLLHLAGEVGIVLLFFMLGMEFPMRRLAGIAKKVAPAGTLDVCLNLFVTMGICLFFGLNWITSFLMGGVVYATSSSITAKILESSKRMANPESEFLLGLLIFEDLVAPIAVAVLVGLTAGTAMTGVTFGIILAKIVGLIIGAVVIGHLIFSRLGGFVDRYRSQDIFILLVVGIALAYGGLALLLNLSEVLGAFLAGIILAEAQRTEPLEHAILPVRDLFLPLFFFYFGTTITFGDGVPMIPLLVVLLVWSIAGKIITGYYGARFYGLSKKVSVRAGLSFTQRGEFSVIIASMAVDTIRVLSGVFILSSAMIGILLFELAPRITTALFPKKARPQKYKVPGT, translated from the coding sequence ATGGGGGACGTTCATTTCCCTGTTCTGTTCATTGCCGGAGGTATTTTCATTCTCCTGTTTGCCGTGGGATTCATCGGTATGAAAATTCGGATCCCCGGGGTGGTGCTCTATATTCTGCTGGGCATCGGCCTGGGCGGGTATTTTTCCGGCAGCCACCTGCTGCACCTGGCCGGAGAGGTGGGCATCGTGCTTTTATTTTTCATGCTGGGCATGGAGTTTCCCATGCGCCGCCTGGCTGGGATCGCTAAAAAAGTGGCCCCGGCCGGTACCCTGGATGTGTGTCTCAATCTGTTTGTGACCATGGGCATCTGCCTGTTTTTCGGCCTGAACTGGATCACATCCTTTCTCATGGGCGGTGTGGTATATGCCACCTCCTCGTCCATCACCGCCAAAATCCTGGAGAGCTCAAAACGCATGGCCAATCCGGAGTCCGAATTTCTGTTGGGCCTTCTGATCTTTGAAGACCTTGTGGCACCCATTGCCGTGGCCGTTCTGGTGGGCCTGACCGCGGGCACGGCCATGACCGGTGTGACATTCGGAATAATCCTTGCCAAAATCGTCGGCCTGATCATCGGTGCCGTGGTCATCGGGCATCTCATCTTCAGCCGGCTGGGCGGCTTTGTGGACCGGTACAGGAGCCAGGACATTTTCATCCTCCTGGTGGTGGGCATTGCCCTTGCCTACGGAGGCCTGGCCCTGCTGCTGAACCTGTCCGAAGTGCTGGGCGCGTTTCTGGCCGGCATCATCCTGGCGGAAGCACAGCGCACCGAACCGCTGGAACATGCGATTCTGCCGGTGCGAGACCTGTTTCTGCCTTTGTTCTTTTTTTATTTCGGCACCACCATCACCTTTGGGGACGGGGTTCCCATGATTCCTTTGCTCGTCGTTCTGCTGGTCTGGTCCATTGCCGGCAAAATCATTACCGGGTATTACGGGGCCAGATTCTACGGGCTGTCCAAAAAAGTATCTGTGCGGGCCGGGCTGTCTTTTACCCAGCGGGGGGAATTTTCCGTGATCATCGCCAGCATGGCCGTTGACACCATCCGGGTGCTCAGCGGGGTTTTCATCCTGTCTTCAGCCATGATCGGCATTCTTTTATTTGAACTGGCACCCAGAATCACCACGGCCCTGTTTCCCAAAAAAGCCAGGCCCCAGAAATACAAAGTCCCGGGCACTTGA